The window TAAGTCcaagagaaatttttttaatcattatGCCAGAAATTTAACTTACAGTGAGAGAAGTGATTTTCCTTTTGGCAGCTAGCATTAGCCTCATGTCAAGATTCTTATCAATGCAAGATACATCAACAACCAAATGTCTTATCTGATTATGTTCAACCTGTTCCAAAAACAAGACACAAGCTTTCATGTAAGACATTAGAAGACACAAACAAAGTAAGAACTTGAGACTTGCCTTGTACATACTGAGCCGTCCATCTTCCTTAACAGTACACTTGCAGTTAATGGTTTCATTGGGACGAGTATAATGCGATACCTGAGAGTAGAAGCCAGACACAACAAAGTATACTTCATATGACATTCCACAGCACAGTAAAGgtttacaagaaaacaaaacaagtaCCTTCACAGTGTATCTTTCCTTCTCCAAGTCAATACAGAATCCATGTCTTGGTACAAGCTTAGACTTGATGTAGTTTAAGTAAGAAGTTGGGACATCAGTAGAGAAGATCTTATTAGAGGATTTTCGCCTGGTTTAATGTTGTATGTGTTAGAGGTAAATAAAAAGAGAACTTCTGTTAGCAAAGATAATGTAAAATTCAGAACACTTACCCATAGAAGAAATTGTTACCAAAGCTAGTAACCAATCTCAATACATGATTCTCTCCATCCATTGCAGTCTTAGCTCGTTCATATGCCAACACAAGATCCTCCTGGACCTTCTCTGCTATTAACAGCCATCtagttctctcttcttcttctctactcTCTGCAATATTCATAACACATACAAAATCACACTAATATTGACACAATCCATCTTCATCCAGACTATACTTGAGATACTAACAAACACAGTCACTTACCATTATGGTCATTGATGCTCATCAGTATTGAAGGCTTTATTCCTTTTTTGCATAGGACAGAATCAGAGGACAAGGGGACAAGCTTAGCAGATAGAGGAATCTCATCTTCAATTCCATTGGAGCCAATCAGAAACCATTTGGTAATGGAATCTCCTGAGTATATGATACGGTCGCGTTTGTCACTGCTGCTAGCGTTAAAGTGGAGGTTCTTCTTGAATTTTGTAGCTAGAGAATCTGGAACAGGAGAAGGTCTGTCTGGATCCTTGGAGTGTCGCTTATGTGGAGGTATATAAGACATGTCTGAACCTGAAACTCCcaaaaacaagaacaagatTTTCAAGAACAATTATTCATCGGATCAGAGAGAATATCACATAAGAGGAGGAGTTTACCTTTTGTTGACTCAACGTCTTTTGAAATTTCTAAGTTCCTTCCTACAGAAAGATCTTTATAGGAGAACAGCGACTTCTAAAGAGACTCCTCGCTGCCTTCTTTTATCTTTCAATTCACTCATCGATTTCTTCAAAACTTTGATGCAAAATTGTGTTTGGTTTCGATGGGAAGCCATCATAGTACATATGTCACTCATGTCTAtccttcttttatttattttttatttttttagttattggAGTTAAAGATCAGTTTGCTTTTGGCTTTTGCAAGTTAAGATTTTGAATTGTTGCTTCGGACCAGGCAAACTAAACTGTCTTGAATGAATTGATCTTGTGGATGCTACATTGTGCTACAGGTAAAGAAGTTCCATTCTTTTACAAGACTTTGGGACGTGATCATTGATCAACACATGTACAAGACAGAGGAGATATCTTAAAAATGTGTATATTAGAATTACATTTGTTCTGATGATTAAGCAGAATAGATTCAACATTTTAAGTCAAAGGAAGATAATCACTCTCATCTAACAAATTTTTAGAGTTTGGCACACACACAGACAATATTACTAGAGGTCACACACACACATTACCCTAGGACACACAAAGTCCAAAAATGCTTAAAGGAGGTCGTGAAGGAATTTGAAAAGGTCGTCGAACTACATTATTCTGATGATtggaaatctttttttttttttgatcaagaTTGGAAATCTTTTTACATTGTATTGTCTGGCTTAGTTTAGgattaaaattcttaaaatataaGGAAGCTTTTGTATGCCTGAGTTATGCTAAGTTCACAATATGAAGTGACGGGTAACAAAACCTAAAATGATTTACTCCGCAAACGGTTTAATACATGCGAGCCTTACAGGTTTCAGACCCAAACCAACGTAAGCAGATTGACATGAATACAAAATAGAAATTATGTTATATTCTGGACAACAACACAGAAGTTCAATCCTTAACAGTCCCCCCTTTCTGCAAACACATTAAAATGTATAAGATAATCCGAAATAACACCAGCAACATCTTATGGTTCCTCATCACGTAAGAGAGGCATCACAATGCAAGAAGTCCCAAATGGTTCCAAGAGCATCTCTAAGCATTTCTAAAACACAGCCCCTCTCAATGTTCTGCTCCTGCACACCATAAGGGTAATAATCATTGTAACCTCAATTCAATAAAGGTTTCAAAGACGCAAAAGAAAAACAGTTTACCTGTAACTTAGTGTTGATGTCTTGAAGTATCAAAGTCACTCCCCTCTCAACTTCCCATGTCCCAAACCTCTCACTATACCCATTAGTCTCTCTGACCCTTAGCCTGAGAGTCTTGTTTTTGTAGGTAGTAGCTCTAACATGACAAACTTCAAATATTGTGTATCCATTTTCAGATGGAGGTTTACCATGCGGCCACGTTAATCCCCCTTTCACAGTCGAATCTACAGTTACTGAATCCAGCATTCTTTGAATGTTacttctctctttctcctgcTTATCATAGAAATATAACCAAGATAAGTTCAAGAAAAGCATAACTATATCAAAATCAACTCACCGTTAGGGTAAACATCTTCCTTTTCCCGGCGAGCATAAACCTCATATCAAGATTCTTATCGATGCACGACACATCAACAACCAAATGCCTTAGAGGATTCAGCTCAGCCTGCACCAAAAGGTCCAAGTTAATATCATTGAtgatgtttatatatatgttcacaGAAAGGGCTCAAGCCTTGCCTTGTACATACTGAGACTTCCATCTTCCTTCACGGTACATTTACATCTGATGGTTGAATGAGGACGAGTGTAATGCGATATCTGCACAACATACACTTCCTTTTCCAAGTCTATACAAAATTCATGGCTTGGAATAGCCTTAGACTTTATGTTTTGTATGAACGAGGTTGGGACATCCGTACAGAATGTCCTATTTGATGATTTTGCTTGCCAATATTCAGTTACAGGACCAGCATGAATCCTAGTTGTATGTAGTATATGTTAGAAAACAAGGGCTAATGATATTTGTAATTAGAAATTTAAAGATCTAAGACAAAATTGAAATGTTTACCTACGAAAGAGAATTTTACCAAACCTAGCAACCAATCTCAGTTTCGCATTATCTGAAAGATGATGATCCTGCATTCCCTTCTTAGCTTGCTCATATGCAACGACAAGATCCTTCTCAACCTTCTCTGCTATTAACATCCACCGagttctctcttcttcttcactttccTCAGCTATCACATTTTCTGAGtacaaacatattaaaaaaataaaagagagtgTTTTCTTCTTTAGGCAAGAAGGATCATGGTAGTTACAAAATACTTAGAAACTAGTGTTACCTTTTTCTACATTAGTGTTCATCAATACGAAAGATTTTTCTCCATATCTGCTATCAGAAGAATCCGAAGACACCGGCACAAGCTTAATAGATGGAGGAACCTCATCCGATATTCCCTTTGAACCAATAAGAAACCATTTGAAAATGGCATCTCTTGAATATGCTATATTGACTTTAACACTGCTACTTTTGAAGTCAGTGTTTTTCATGACTTTTGTAGCTAGAGAATCTGGAAAAGGGGAAGGGCTAACGGGATCCTTCAATTGGCGCTTGTGTGGAGGAATATAAGACATGTTTGAACCTGATACTCCCAaacataaaaggaaaaaaaaaaagatttaaacaaCAATTAATGAGTCGTCACTCGTCGGCTCTAATTCAAACTTAAACTTGGAGCTACGAGAGGCAATGGTTAGTACGTAAGCTTAAAGAGAAACCACACCTTAGGAGAATTATAGAAAACGAGAGCAGACTTTTCAGTTGTTACCAGATATATCCAAAGGAGCGGCGAGCTAAATAAGTGATCCAAAGACGTATGTTTTTGTTAGAAGATAAAAATGTACCGTTGAACTTTTTTTAAACGTTAAACTTACATtacatatctatatatatacaactaaGTTAAAGCACTGATGTTCCAGCAGAAAAATACAGTGAACTCCAAGAGACTCTTATCTCATTTTTTATCTTTCACTTGACTCCTCGACTTCCTCAAAACATTAGCAAAACTTATGGTCAACTTTTATGGACACTTACTTATTAACTAATTTTTCTTGTTACTGAAATAGTGAAACAAATATCCTAGCACCCGGATATTCAAATGAttacgtttttttttgtagttgtggttaaaagaaaaaaaacaaactacatCCACGAGGTTTGATGTATGAAGGTATATGGAGCGTCACGTAGCGTGAGACGACGCATGGTATCGTGTCAGAATATCCAATTGTTTTCTATTATGAAAAACGATAATtacattgttttctttttttgtgcaacATGATAATTACATTGtaattttcaagaaaaatattgtaaaaatagcaaaatatttccgaaaacgatttatatacaaaaaccctctataaaattactaaaaagtgtttaaaaagtatttgaACAGTTACCTCTCGCTGATTATGATGTTGAGACAAACTCAGGAGATAATTCAGATGATGAAACCGATTGAGTCACAGTGGCTAATGCAGTTGCTGGCCGAAGCTCAAATGCTGAGATCTCCAAAGGCACCACTGCGGATGTATCTGTATTAGAGTCCCATGAAGACACACTGGAGAATGGAATGCCCATTCCTGCTGAATGTGATAGCAAGTTGACTTCTGATTTTAACTCGGGAGGAGAGAAATCGGTGGGAGATGATTCACCGACTTGTAGCAAAATCGATGAACAGATCTTAGATATACCTGCTGAATTTCATTCCAGTTATATGCATGATGAAGGCTTTCATGAACTTCCAGGGCTGGACAATACAGCCGCAGACATTGTCTCGAAGGAAGACCTTGCTGTGTGACATTTCCAGTGATGATGTCAACCATGTGGTTAGGCCGTCATCTACTAGTTTGATAGGTTGTCTGCGTTGGATATCGACCAATACTTCTAAATCGTCTTCCGGAGCTGGGGAGATTTGCCATGATACAGCTGTAGAGTCTAACGGGAACTAGCAGAAAATGAAATCCAGAAGAGCCCTCTGGAAGTATCTTCAGAAGGTCTGGGTACTTCCGTAGACAATAAAGACCTGCCAGGTAGTGAATTAAGTCCCATGACATCTCCAGGATCAAAGTGACAGAGACGCAGAAACCAAATCGCCTTGTAAAAGCATTCTTGATGAAAATCGCATAGATTCTTCACCACTGAACAATCCGAACTTCTTAGAGAGTTTAACTATCGAACAGTCAGTTAAAGTACAAACACCTCGTCAAAGCAGTGCATTAGAAGATGAAGAATTGATGCAGTCAAGTTTTTCCAGGGGCTTAGAGTTCGTACCACATGGTTAGCAGGCATACACTCGAGTAGTCCAAAGCAAAAGTTGAATGTGGATCCTATTACTTTTCCCTAGCTTTTGTTTGATCCCTGAGACTATTCCACCCAATCAGGAAGACATGCCACCACTGCGGCCCCTTCCTCCTATGCAATGGCGTATTGGGAAGGCTCCATATTCTTTTACTCCCACCTTCATGGGAGAATCAGGCGAAGCCAGTAGTTCTGCTCCATCAGCCACATCACCCATTGGTTCTAGCTTGAATATTCAAAATGGGAGCTGTCTGTATCTCTAGGAACTGACAAATCAAAACAACTTCCTGGAGAGTTTGTGACCAATGCATCAGAAGAGCCGTTGCAATCAGAGAACTCAGTCAGCAGATCTTTCTGAAGAGAATAATCTTTTGGCTGACCATGC of the Brassica rapa cultivar Chiifu-401-42 chromosome A03, CAAS_Brap_v3.01, whole genome shotgun sequence genome contains:
- the LOC103857783 gene encoding uncharacterized protein LOC103857783, which gives rise to MSYIPPHKRHSKDPDRPSPVPDSLATKFKKNLHFNASSSDKRDRIIYSGDSITKWFLIGSNGIEDEIPLSAKLVPLSSDSVLCKKGIKPSILMSINDHNESREEEERTRWLLIAEKVQEDLVLAYERAKTAMDGENHVLRLVTSFGNNFFYGRKSSNKIFSTDVPTSYLNYIKSKLVPRHGFCIDLEKERYTVKVSHYTRPNETINCKCTVKEDGRLSMYKVEHNQIRHLVVDVSCIDKNLDMRLMLAAKRKITSLTEKEISDIKGLLDSATVDPNVKGGLRWPFGKSSSGDGYSVFESCHVKATVYKNQTLRLRVRETDRYNERIGTGEVKREVILMLKDMNTKLQEQNIDRGCVLEMVRDVLGTLWDFLHCEAYLT
- the LOC103857782 gene encoding uncharacterized protein LOC103857782 — its product is MSYIPPHKRQLKDPVSPSPFPDSLATKVMKNTDFKSSSVKVNIAYSRDAIFKWFLIGSKGISDEVPPSIKLVPVSSDSSDSRYGEKSFVLMNTNVEKENVIAEESEEEERTRWMLIAEKVEKDLVVAYEQAKKGMQDHHLSDNAKLRLVARFGKILFRRIHAGPVTEYWQAKSSNRTFCTDVPTSFIQNIKSKAIPSHEFCIDLEKEVYVVQISHYTRPHSTIRCKCTVKEDGSLSMYKAELNPLRHLVVDVSCIDKNLDMRFMLAGKRKMFTLTEKERSNIQRMLDSVTVDSTVKGGLTWPHGKPPSENGYTIFEVCHVRATTYKNKTLRLRVRETNGYSERFGTWEVERGVTLILQDINTKLQEQNIERGCVLEMLRDALGTIWDFLHCDASLT